One Triticum dicoccoides isolate Atlit2015 ecotype Zavitan chromosome 3B, WEW_v2.0, whole genome shotgun sequence genomic window, tggtcgagaaataaaatcatgttcatgattttgaaaaaaacaattttgtattcaaaacatattcgggAATCTGCAAAAAAAGTCcatgaaattttaaaaaatgttcacaataataataataaatatttgtttttttaattttgttccccaatttaaaaaaagttcatcgattcaaaaaatgcctgttgagtcaaaaaatgttaatgaataGGAAACCGGTTCATACATTCAAAAAATGTAAACAAaaccaaaaatttcaaaaaaatgttgtcGATTCGAAAAACTTTTCTCTgattcaaaagtattttatgtctaTGATTTGATTTGTTTTTTGAAAGTCTTTGTATGTCTTGGCATTCGGAGTAGTTCGTGGGCAACGAGatttgtttttaaagttttaaacgttCCCTTGCGCAACATAGTGACAAGTGTGGCATGTATTGGCAAACTCATAGCCTTGAGATTTACCACGTTGAGTGCATTGTGATCACGTGAACATCGCGACCAGCATTGCCTAGGATGAGAAAAAAAAATGGTAACATGGTAAACCACTATGTTAAAATAGAATACGCTCATATATCAGGatattgagtcatacttatttggttAGCCATAAATTTTTTTGTCTCCCGTGCAACGCACTAGCATATTTGCTCTATCTATCTAATAATAAAGGAGATATTGCTTTTGGCGGTACGTCATGAAAATTGCCTCTAAAGTTGGAAAATATTACCCACTAATGCCACCCGTAAATAGAAACACGATTCGTTTTCTAGAGTCGCCGACCTTTGCGTATCATTACCCACTAATGCCTCTAAAGTTTTGCGTATCACCTCAAAACTCATAGACGCACATGCAGCCCACTGCCTAGAATCGAACTCTTCTTGCAGGGAGACCTGGGTTCGTTTCTTGGGCTGCACAGTCTTGCAATTTTGGCCCAGCTATTCTTTTTAACCTTTCTTTTTTTCCGTAGAAAAATGTTATTTTGTATGTTAATCATTTCTAAAATTATGTTTATGTTGTCAATTAATTCAAATGGGGGAGTATTATTCAACAATTAATTCAGATGTGGGAGTACTATTATTCATTTAATTTACTATTAAtatcatcactagtagaaaaacacctaatagtcccggttcgtaagggcctttagtcccggttcatgaaccgggactaatgggtcgttactaatacctccacccattagtcccggttcaaacacgaaccgggaccaatatgcctccacgtggcctgtgcgccgagcccagtcaggggggctttggtcccggttggtggcaccaaccggaaccaaaagtccatgtttttttagaaaagtggctgctttaggggttttgggggttatttttaggttgttattagctagctaatagagagaagtgtcctctcttatatcttcgtccttggtttaccaacgctgctgctatatatgttcatttcactcgctgatataataactcatgcatgctcgcatcatacatcatcatatataataacgagtcctactaatcatgcatcatcatacaacttctactcgttattaataataagtcatacggcaAGGCGGGGCGGGGCNNNNNNNNNNNNNNNNNNNNNNNNNNNNNNNNNNNNNNNNNNNNNNNNNNNNNNNNNNNNNNNNNNNNNNNNNNNNNNNNNNNNNNNNNNNNNNNNNNNNNNNNNNNNNNNNNNNNNNNNNNNNNNNNNNNNNNNNNNNNNNNNNNNNNNNNNNNNNNNNNNNNNNNNNNNNNNNNNNNNNNNNNNNNNNNNNNNNNNNNNNNNNNNNNNNNNNNNNNNNNNNNNNNNNNNNNNNNNNNNNNNNNNNNNNNNNNNNNNNNNNNNNNNNNNNNNNNNNNNNNNNNNNNNNNNNNNNNNNNNNNNNNNNNNNNNNNNNNNNNNNNNNNNNNNNNNNNNNNNNNNNNNNNNNNNNNNNNNNNNNNNNNNNNNNNNNNNNNNNNNNNNNNNNNNNNNNNNNNNNNNggttggtggcaccaaccgggaccaaaggtctcttttcagcagcccaaaggcgggaagcagagggctttggtcccggttggtgccaccacccgggactaaagggggcattggtcccggttgaagccaccaaccgggactatagaggggcattggtcccggttggagccaccaaccggtaccaatggacccgtctaattacttatttattttctgcagctgttttttagttgattctttctgcaactgttttttagtcccacctcgccaagcgagaggcactcgcggctgtttataagccctgagtgcagagacgatgaagaagaggctcaatgctcacctgcacgttggttcgcttcaagccttggGGAAttgggtagactgcacggagctatgtgcagtgcagtttacactattccgaaaggcttgaagtgaattaactagcattgcgcctcttttttatttttagtgacttattaccacacagaaataaatagaaaaaaaataaatatagcacaaaagaaaaaaaactatataaaaaactactcggaaataaatagaagaaaaaatagttgtgattaactttactaaaaaaatgagcatagatgcttatttttaatgacttattaccacacaaaATTAATATAAAAAAATATAGCAAAAAAGAANNNNNNNNNNNNNNNNNNNNNNNNNNNNNNNNNNNNNNNNNNNNNNNNNNNNNNNNNNNNNNNNNNNNNNNNNNNNNNNNNNNNNNNNNNNNNNNNNNNNNNNNNNNNNNNNNNNNNNNNNNNNNNNNNNNNNNNNNNNNNNNNNNNNNNNNNNNNNNNNNNNNNNNNNNNNNNNNNNNNNNNNNNNNNNNNNNNNNNNNNNNNNNNNNNNNNNNNNNNNNNNNNNNNNNNNNNNNNNNNNNNNNNNNNNNNNNNNNNNNNNNNNNNNNNNNNNNNNNNNNNNNNNNNNNNNNNNNNNNNNNNNNNNNNNNNNNNNNatagcagaaaagaaaaaactgtataaaaaactactcagaaataaatagaagaaaaaatagttgtgattaactttattaaaaaaaatgagcatagatgcttatttttaatgacttattaccacacaggaaaaatagaaaaaaaataaatatagcagaaaagaaaaaaacactatataaaaaactactcagaaataaatagaaaaaaatagcagaaaagaaaaaaaaccatataaaaaactactcagaaataaatagaagaaaaaaatagttgtgattaactttactaaaaaaatgagcatagatgcgcttatagagaaaattcaacctaaactcataataaatttctactaacttcagagaaattcagtatgaatttaggtcaaactccctgtataagggcatctattttcattttgagaggagctcaacaaggcagagagggaggggcttataaaccggtgtgagcccccttcggttggcgaggtgggactaaactctggccgcaacgaggaccaacactttagtcccggttggtggtatgaaccaggactaatgggcggcctttggtcccggttcatgcctccaaccgggaccaatagtggtgggccaggagcgaggaccattggtcccggttcgtcccaccaaccgggaccaaaaggtccagacgaaccgggaccaatggcccacgtggcccggccggcccccggggctcacgaaccgggtccaatgcccccattcgtcccggttctggattgaacggggactaatgggctgacctggcctggaccattgcccccttttctactagtgcatgtagCAACAACGATAAATACATAATGATTAAGATGGATAATAGCATAAGGATTTTCTGCTGCACAACGTCTTATATATAGAAGAAAGAGTACGTCGCCATATACTGCACCAACGCAACAACGCCTAGCTAGGTTCGAAGTGCAAACTGCAATAGCGGGCGCTGCAACAACATCCGTATTTATGGTTCTTGCCGTGCTCGCCCTTGTGTCCAATGGGCTCACCGTAGCCCACGGCGATGCTGCCTTCATCTCTCTCACATGTAAGAAGACCAAGAATGCCACGTTGTGCACCGACGTGTTCAGATTCGATGAAGGGAGAGCCAAAAAAAGCCTCCATGGTGCACGACCTCGCCAGCCTCGCGCTAGAGAGAGCCACGCATGCCGCCAACTTCTACTACACGATGATCAGAGACAGAACTAGGCATAGTGAGGGAAAGATGTGGGACACGATGTTCAACTGCCTCGGATCCTATACAAGATCCCGTGGCTAATTGATTAATCACATTACTTGCAAGCtttttgtgatgttgtattactgaaTGGGCCTTGAATTACctttccgtcatacagagtgacaaatcacagtcttgatccatgccaactcaagagacaccctcggagatacctgtagagcacatttatagtcacccagttacgttgcgatgtttggTATAAAGGACATGGAAAAGAAGACTCGGAGTGAGAGCCCGATGTGTGCCACTGCATCGTGTACTGCCATCGCGCTCTAAAGTGGCAGCCGCTGCCTCCTACAGCAGCTTCAGTTCTAATTCATTACATCTGCTCCCTATGTCCACCATCGCCATCGGTGCCCATGAATCCAACACATCCGCCCCTACCTTCCTATTGGCGCCGTCGACCCCTTCGCGGCGCCCGCCTTCACATCTCGCTCTGGCTACCTGGCATCGCCGCCTTCTCCGGCTACCGGAAGTTCCAATGTCATGGGGGAGGGCCCAGGAGCCGTGTACGTCGTGGAGCGCCGTCTAGAGGCCGGGGAGAGGCTGGCTTTGCCGGGCGTCGGGGAATCGAAGAGTATGGCGGGCTGTGCCGGGTGCCGGCCATTGGGAAGGAGATAGGAGGTGGAGCTGGTGGTGCGGGGGTTGGGCCTAGTCCTGGAGGAGCGCCGCCGGAGGGAGTGGGGCTGCCTCGCTCTCACGGCCTCCGCTTCACCACGGGCTCTTCCCATAGGATGTGCACGTCGTTGACCGTGCGGGGCAGGCCTCTGGCCTTGGGTTTCTAGCGAAGTGCACCGGCGCACCCGCAGCCGAGCTCACACATCCCGCATCGCCACCTCGGCCGCTTGTTCCCCTCGCTTTCTGGCGGCGCTCTCATGCAAGGACGCGGGCgccatggccggacagatcgaggaGAGCACGCATCCAAGGGAAGGAGCCAATGCGTTTAAAAGGACTACGGGGTTGAATACAGGGTCCTTTGTGTCagacctggccaaacgggccgggccGGCACGGCCTGTGCTAATCGTGCAtggcccggcacggcccgccatGGCACGTTTAATAGCCGGGCCGTGCCATGCCGGCCCACGGGCGCTGCTCCTTGGCCCAGGCACGGCCTGATTAGTAAATGGGCCGGCCCGATGGTCCGTTTAGCACGCTGGGCTGCACATTTTCAGCCTGCTGGGCTGGTTTTTAGGCCTATTGGGCTATATTTtaggtatatatataaaaaaaaattctgaaaaatatataaaaaaattaaacaggtcgtgccgtgccggcccgcgtgcccaggcacggcccaaggcgtgccgcgtgccgggcACGACCCGTTTAGCCCGTGCCATGCCTGGCCCATGGCGGGCCGTGCCGGCGTGCTCGCGGGCTGGCCTGTTTagcccggcccgtttggccagctatactTTGTGTAGGAACGAAACATTTTCTCAGATTATCCACTTAAAAAAGGATTGTGGGCTGTATTACTGAGAAACACAGAGGGTTTTAGGAAAAGTGTCATGATGGTGAGCGGGCGGGCAGAAGCGATAATTGCTTTATTATTAGAaaaagatttgatttgatttgattttattttatttgattGATTTGATTTTATTTGATATGACATTTGATATAGCGAAAACAATAAATATACAATCATTTAGGCGGGTCATATCATAAGGATTTTCTCGTGTGTGTGTGTACCTTATATATAGAAGAAAGAATCACCAAGACAGCAACGACACCTAGCTAGGTGCAAACTGAAAGTTGCAATGGCGAACCGAGCAACATCTGTAGCCATGGTTTTCATTATTCTCGGCATCATGTCCTTCGGAATCTCTGTCGCCGATGCCGACGCCAGCTTTGTTGCCCGGACTTGCAAAAAGACCAAGAATGCCTCGTTGTGCATGTCCGTGTTGCACATAGATCCAAAGAGTACCTATGCCTCCACTGAGTTGGAACTCGCCAACATCGCGCTGAAGATCGCCGGTGACACCGCCAACCACAACGCCAAGGTCATCGATGACCTAGCCAAGAAAAAGAAGGGCACGCCAGAGGGGGGCGTGTTAAACGTCTGCCTCTGGGCCTATCAATTCGCGGGCAACGACCTCGAGGTCAATGTCCGCACTCTCCTTCACGGTGGGGACTACATTACCGCGTCGAAACTCGTGTTGGATACCAAGGGTGTCGGTGATCATTGCGAGAATGCGTTTAAGGGGATGGAGAAGAAATCCCCAGTGACAAACATAGATCGCGAGATGACAGAGCGATGTGGCGTCGCAGCCGAACTCATTGCCCTGCTTATCCACAAGTGATCAATCTTTGATCATATGTACAAGCTCCCGTCAATAATTAATCGGTTCGTCATCTAGCAACATGTTCGGTCATTGATGTTATTGTGAATTATTATTGAGCTTAGCACCACATAGAatgtcaatcttaccaactgggtaactCTAGTACTAGTTTGGTTCCAAAAGCGACCAAGCATGATAGTTTGTGTTCCGAGCTCTGGGTAGATGACGTATCGGCAAACCTCCCACGTATATCCAGGGTCCAGGCCCAGGGCTCTCCTCAATTTCCCGAATGACCCCTTCGGGAGTCTGGATCGACACAGCCTGCCGCCGATGGATCGATCTATCCATCTTCCCGAGACGAACTGAACTGACGGAAGTTCGGCGCCGCTGCACAGAGACGGAGGCTAGCGGTGTTGTCTAGTTTGTTTGATCGCTTCATTTCCTGCCCGGAGGCGCAGCCCATAGGCCATAGCCCTGCTCGCATGAGGAATTTCCATACCTTATGGTACAGGCGCACAGGCGCACTGCATCACAAAGAAGGTGCCTTCTCTGATGATCTAACTTATTAATAGAGCTTGTGCTTTTGATTCTGTTGGATGGCCGTTCCTCGTTGAAATTATGCAGCGTTTTGGTTTTGGGAACAATTGGATTCGATGCACGGCTCTGTTCCTCGTTGAAATTATGCAGCGCGTTTTGGTTTTGGTGAATGGACGTTTGGTTTTGGGAACAATTGGATTCGATGCACGGCCGTGGATCACCACCGTGGGCGCGAGCACCCTCGACGGCGACTTCCCGGCATACTTGTTCAGCCGTCCTTGGAAACGGCAAGAACACATCACAACGGCGTACTGTGGGGACCGGCAAGCGAGTGGCAGCCGACGGCGACCTGCCGGAGACGAGCTACCTCTTGCGCCGACCTGGTGTTTGATGAAATGTCCAGTACGGgaaggaaggaagaagaagaaggcagagGTGTGAATGCCAACTTGGACCGCCACGTGCACGTCTGGGTTCAAAAACCATGACACGTCAGCTAGAAAACCGTTCCTAGTGTCATCTGGGACCAACTACCAAGTGTGTTCGGGTTAAGGAATGTCTACGAAATCTTTTCAAGGGAACATGAACTCCGCCATGGGTCGAAGGACTGGAAATTCATGACCTCCGTTTCGAATTATAAAATGTTTTGGATATGTCGATGTATATAAACTACACCCTCTATTCACTTATGTAAGATGTTTTGGTCAAATCGTCTATTTAGAAACAGTGGTTGTACATACGGGCTGAGATGAACGAACAGATACACTAAAACGCGTTTATATACATTTGATTGAAAAATGACATCTTATATAAAAAATAAACACAGAGAGTGCTTTTCTCTTATCAGCTTTCCTACCCTGAGACGTACCTTTATTCTTGGAGAGCGGGCGGACGACCAAAACACTAGCCGTTGTCTCATCTACTTCCCTCGTCGCTGTCGCCAGGCAAAGCCCGTGCCGCGCCGGAGATGACAGGGAGATCCTGATCGGGGGCACTTGTTTGTGGATGAGTTGGAGGGCTGCTGCGGGACGTCTAATGAGACGTGTGCTCGAGTGGCAGTCTTCTCCAGGCGGTGCTGGACACGGCGTTGGTGGTCCAGTGTAATGGTATTCAATGGTGGCCCAACCTGTCTAGGTCACCGGAGAAGAGGGAGGTGGTGCATGATCGGTGTGAAACTTTTTTCACGTTTTCTTTAGGGATTCTTCGAGTTTGTTCTGGGATGACAAGGCATTGGTATTGTACCAGTGTAAGAATAATGTTCACCCCGCTCTTTCCCCTCTCCGTCTGTGTGCTTATCACCGGCAAGGGGTGTGTGGACTATGGAGCAATGCCTCCCGtgggtcttctaggatctggtcgaTTTAGGTCTAAGGTGGATTTTGTATTCAACCGGCTTTCATTGTCTTTGGACTTTCTACATGTCCTTATCGACGTTTTCTTCTGCCAAGTGGCAATTTACATTGCAGATCACGATTATTGGCGTCTACTGGTCTACAACGACGACTTCCTGGCGATGCTTCCATAATCTATTGGGTTTAAAAAGGTTTGCGCCGCCAAGGTTGAGACTCGGAGGCAGCATCGAGTTATTCTCACGGCACATCGCCGGTGGATGCAAAAGGAAGAAGACAACACCACAAAGATTTGAATGCTTTCCCCATATGGCTGTATTTGTAAGAACATGTGTGCTTAATACATGGCCTTAGAGCATGACCAACGGTCCCCCTAAAAAACTCCTCTGAAATATAGTTTTACGGGGTGTACATATAATCTAGGGGAGGTTGAAATGGGAGGTGCTTTTACAGTTCCCTAAAAAAATTCCCCTAAATTGGAATTTGGCGGTGGCGCGATGACGGACAGCGGACCGCGGTGGTTGGCGGCAACGGGCGGTGGGACGGCGACATTCATTGGCGACAGCAGTGTTCTATGGCGGCAGAGGTCAACACAATGATCTTCATCGTGCAGGTGTGCCGCAGGTGTAGCATCATTCCTGCCTAGCGTGGAGTATGGGCTTGCATGACTATTGGAAGGTCCGTCTTTAAAATGATGATTAAAAAAACAACTTCATGCCCAAGATGAAAACCCTTGTCTGGCCTTTCTATGTTGGTCTCAGTAGTGACGAACTTGAAGGTTTGTCTCCTTGCCATTGTGTTGGCCTTAGTTTTGGCAACCAGGATAAAAACCCTTGTCTTGGCCGTCTTCTGCCATACGTGCCGACGANNNNNNNNNNNNNNNNNNNNNNNNNNNNNNNNNNNNNNNNNNNNNNNNNNNNNNNNNNNNNNNNNNNNNNNNNNNNNNNNNNNNNNNNNNNNNNNNNNNNNNNNNNNNNNNNNNNNNNNNNNNNNNNNNNNNNNNNNNNNNNNNNNNNNNNNNNNNNNNNNNNNNNNNNNNNNNNNNNNNNNNNNNNNNNNNNNNNNNNNGTTAACCTCCTTTttgaaagaaacaaagaagaaaacCATGGAGTAACCTGCCTTTTCAAACAACAAAACAACAAATCCACTGTCCTTGGACGCCTTTGCATGATCTAAGACTGGTTGCAATGTGGACGACAGGAAAGAATGAAAAGAGAAAGGAGGCCATGCatgaacctcaagtatatatatctTGCTTATTCCACTACTACTACTGCTGCTCAAGGACTCCACAGTTGGTGACTAGGATCTTGGTGTAGGGGCGGTTGAACCCTCGCTCTGCGACCACCGCTCTCTTGTCCCCGATCAGCTTCGCCACCCTGCAAAATCACATTCATTCTCGATCGGATCGTAAAAAAGATGCAGTCTTCTTCTTGGACAGAAGAAGGTCGGTGAATTTTCTTGCGGCAAGAAAGAGCGAGAGCTCTAGCCTAGCACTTACTTGAAGTAGGCCGACCCGGTGTTGTCCTTGACGGTGGCCACAGCGGCGATCCTGCCGACGACGTCCATGCCGGCGACGACGCGGCCCACCACCAGCGCCGACGCGTCCAGCTCGGGGGAGTCCCTGGTGGCGATCACGAACTCGGTGCCGTTGGGCACCACGCCCACCTGCTCCTCCTCGATCTTCAGCCgcccgccccgcgccaccagcttCGGCTTCGGCGGCGGCAGGCTCGGGTCCCGCACCACGATCGACACCGCCCCCGCCGCGTtcatcgcgccgccgccgcaccgcgcgCGCGCGGCCTCCATCTCGGCGGCCAGCCGGTCGGTCACCGCCGGGATGACCGGGTACGAGACCACGCCGGCGTGCTGCACGTACCCGGGCACCACCTTCACGAACTCCTTGCGCCGGTACCCGACGCCCGTGGCGAGCGACAGGAACCGGGCCGCGCCGGCCGGCGCCGCGTCGCCGAACAGGCCCACCGTGATGCGGCCGGCCGGCTCGCCGCCGATGGACACGTCCAGGAACGCCTTGGCCGTGATCGGCAGTTCGTCGATGCaggccgacgctgctgctgccgctTCCTGCGCCCGGGCGGACGGGGAGACGGCGCCGAGGAGTGCCGGCGAGGCCGCGATGGCGACCGCGACCGCGGCGGCACGGCGGCCGAGCTTCGTGGGCGGTGGCGGGGGAGGATGGTGGAGCTGAGGCTGCGGCGCCGGCGGCAGCGTGGGCTTGGAGGTGTTGAGGATCCGATGCgacattgctgctgctgctgcgggatGGTGTGGACGCCCTTGCCGCGTCTGGATGAGGACCCAAATCCATTTCCTATCACAATTGTATGGTCTGCATTTGCATAGGCTGAATAAACCAGGCATATGGATACTCCACTAGTGTATGTATAGAAAAAGGGAACTTAACATTATCTtatagcatctccaacaggcgccgaacgcgccgcgcgctaaaaactgctttggcgcggcgcgcagcgctggctccagcagccgcggtaAAAAGCAGCGTGCGCGCAGCTCCAGCAGGCGCAGTAAAAATGCGGCACGCGCGCTCATTCTACAATATTTTTTAAATTATATTGCATAGATAAAAAaacgatacaaaggtattttacatcgATGCAACTAGATAGATAGT contains:
- the LOC119280411 gene encoding uncharacterized protein LOC119280411; this encodes MANRATSVAMVFIILGIMSFGISVADADASFVARTCKKTKNASLCMSVLHIDPKSTYASTELELANIALKIAGDTANHNAKVIDDLAKKKKGTPEGGVLNVCLWAYQFAGNDLEVNVRTLLHGGDYITASKLVLDTKGVGDHCENAFKGMEKKSPVTNIDREMTERCGVAAELIALLIHK
- the LOC119274179 gene encoding peptidyl-prolyl cis-trans isomerase CYP26-2, chloroplastic-like; this translates as MPSRRRGSSGYRRVRERPNGWYSAEIRAGDVRLDLGSFRSAYDAAAWRLESSRSQMNFPDVFTREQWSIHMPGLFSLCKCRPYNCDRKWIWVLIQTRQGRPHHPAAAAAMSHRILNTSKPTLPPAPQPQLHHPPPPPPTKLGRRAAAVAVAIAASPALLGAVSPSARAQEAAAAASACIDELPITAKAFLDVSIGGEPAGRITVGLFGDAAPAGAARFLSLATGVGYRRKEFVKVVPGYVQHAGVVSYPVIPAVTDRLAAEMEAARARCGGGAMNAAGAVSIVVRDPSLPPPKPKLVARGGRLKIEEEQVGVVPNGTEFVIATRDSPELDASALVVGRVVAGMDVVGRIAAVATVKDNTGSAYFKVAKLIGDKRAVVAERGFNRPYTKILVTNCGVLEQQ